Proteins found in one Abyssibius alkaniclasticus genomic segment:
- the hfq gene encoding RNA chaperone Hfq — translation MANDKQNLQDAFLNNVRKAKNPVTIFLVNGVKLQGVITWFDNFCVLLRRDGAAQLVYKHAISTVMPSQPVVLYDGEDSQ, via the coding sequence ATGGCAAACGACAAGCAAAACCTGCAAGACGCCTTTCTCAACAATGTGCGCAAGGCCAAGAACCCGGTGACGATATTTCTGGTGAACGGGGTCAAGCTGCAAGGTGTCATTACCTGGTTTGACAATTTCTGTGTTTTGCTGCGCCGCGACGGGGCGGCGCAACTTGTGTATAAACACGCAATTTCCACCGTAATGCCCAGCCAGCCGGTTGTGCTTTATGATGGCGAGGACAGCCAGTAA
- a CDS encoding sigma-54-dependent transcriptional regulator, giving the protein MGNILVVDDEADIRELIADILRDEGHEVRLGWDGDSAFAEINAAAPDLIILDIWLKDSKMDGIDILKQTKRDNPAIPVIIISGHGNIEIAVAAVKQGAYDFIEKPFNIDQLLVVIARGLEASRLRRENETLRRGDMAPSEMIGDSAVLRTLKSQLDKVTRSNSRVMLSGPSGAGKEVAARYIHAHSERAHAPFVTVNSASIAPERMEEVLFGSESEARGHQPGLFERAHGGVLFFDEVADMPAGTQSKILRVLVDQSFQRAGGSDTVRVDVRVISATSRNLPSEIAKGAFREDLFHRLNVVPIEVPSLEARRDDIELLCAHFVRLLNAEQGLPAREFSSEAQTQLQLMPWPGNIRQLRNTIERILILGPESGPISVRELPKDSAGADEGDSRMRLGLELTSMPLREAREVFEREYLITQINRFNGNISRTSTFVGMERSALHRKMKSLNIGSVSQGAELTGEQD; this is encoded by the coding sequence ATGGGTAACATTCTTGTGGTCGATGACGAGGCGGATATTCGCGAGCTGATCGCCGATATCCTGCGCGACGAGGGGCATGAGGTGCGCCTTGGCTGGGATGGTGACAGCGCCTTTGCCGAAATCAATGCCGCCGCGCCCGACCTGATCATTCTGGATATCTGGCTGAAAGATTCCAAGATGGATGGAATCGACATTCTCAAACAGACCAAGCGCGACAACCCGGCCATTCCGGTGATCATCATTTCCGGTCATGGCAATATTGAAATTGCTGTCGCGGCGGTCAAGCAGGGTGCTTATGACTTCATCGAAAAGCCCTTCAATATCGACCAGCTTCTTGTAGTGATCGCGCGCGGGCTGGAAGCGTCGCGCCTGCGGCGCGAAAACGAAACCCTGCGCCGCGGCGATATGGCCCCCAGCGAAATGATCGGTGACTCTGCCGTGCTGCGCACGCTCAAATCGCAGCTCGACAAGGTGACGCGGTCCAACAGCCGGGTTATGCTTTCAGGGCCTTCCGGGGCGGGTAAAGAGGTGGCGGCGCGCTATATTCATGCCCATTCCGAGCGCGCACATGCGCCGTTTGTGACGGTCAATTCGGCCTCGATTGCACCAGAGCGGATGGAAGAGGTGCTGTTTGGGTCGGAAAGCGAGGCGCGTGGCCACCAGCCCGGCCTGTTCGAGCGCGCGCATGGTGGTGTGCTGTTTTTTGACGAGGTCGCCGACATGCCCGCCGGCACGCAAAGCAAAATTCTGCGCGTGCTGGTCGACCAGAGCTTTCAGCGCGCGGGCGGCAGCGACACGGTGCGCGTCGATGTGCGGGTGATTTCCGCCACCAGCCGCAATCTGCCAAGCGAAATTGCCAAAGGCGCGTTTCGCGAAGACCTGTTCCACCGGCTGAATGTTGTGCCCATCGAGGTGCCGTCGCTTGAGGCGCGGCGCGACGATATTGAGCTGCTTTGCGCGCATTTTGTGCGCTTGCTGAATGCCGAACAGGGCCTGCCGGCCCGCGAATTCTCGTCCGAGGCGCAGACCCAGTTGCAACTCATGCCCTGGCCCGGCAATATCCGGCAATTGCGCAACACGATCGAGCGCATTCTAATTCTTGGCCCCGAATCCGGGCCGATATCGGTGCGCGAGCTTCCCAAGGATTCTGCCGGCGCCGATGAGGGTGACAGCCGGATGCGGCTTGGACTGGAGCTTACATCCATGCCATTGCGCGAAGCGCGTGAGGTGTTCGAGCGTGAATATCTGATTACGCAGATCAACCGCTTCAACGGCAATATCTCGCGCACATCAACATTTGTGGGCATGGAGCGTTCGGCCCTGCACCGCAAGATGAAATCGCTCAATATCGGGTCGGTCAGCCAGGGGGCCGAGCTGACGGGCGAGCAAGACTAG
- a CDS encoding DUF475 domain-containing protein: protein MKSTATYLKWPIIITIIGLVLSFWLGYRTLGGISGGLSFLFIGAVLAVLEISLSFDNAIVNASKLKDMTPAWQRRFLTWGILIAVFGMRIIFPLAIVVVAAEITPWAALDLALRDPVEYGRIMSDAHISISAFGGTFLMMVALTFFFDQQKEVDWIKALECRIRRWASVRGLEIGLVLALVLTFSAILPDEESASFLFAAIGGMVTFLAVELLSNILDRESRSADLARGGFGAFLYLEVLDASFSFDGVIGAFALTNNLLLIAIGLGIGAFYVRGMTILMVERGTLTEFRYLEHGAFYSILALSIVMYVESVAHVPEVFTGLVGASLILVALWSSLRYNRLNPAQNPAGE from the coding sequence ATGAAATCCACCGCCACCTATTTGAAATGGCCGATAATTATAACAATCATTGGCCTGGTTCTGAGTTTCTGGCTTGGCTATCGCACGCTTGGCGGCATTAGTGGCGGATTGTCCTTCCTGTTCATCGGCGCGGTTCTGGCGGTGCTGGAAATTTCGCTGTCCTTTGACAATGCGATCGTCAACGCCTCAAAGCTGAAGGACATGACACCCGCCTGGCAACGCCGCTTTCTGACCTGGGGCATTCTGATTGCCGTCTTTGGGATGCGCATAATCTTTCCGCTGGCGATTGTGGTCGTCGCTGCCGAGATTACCCCCTGGGCCGCGCTTGACCTGGCGCTGCGCGACCCGGTTGAATATGGCCGCATCATGAGTGATGCACATATTTCAATTTCGGCCTTTGGCGGCACATTTCTGATGATGGTCGCCCTCACCTTCTTCTTTGACCAGCAAAAAGAGGTCGACTGGATCAAGGCGCTTGAATGCCGCATACGCCGCTGGGCCTCGGTGCGGGGCTTGGAAATCGGGCTGGTGCTGGCGCTGGTCTTGACCTTCTCCGCCATTCTGCCCGACGAGGAATCGGCCAGCTTCCTGTTTGCGGCAATCGGCGGCATGGTCACCTTTCTGGCGGTCGAATTGCTCAGCAATATCCTCGATCGCGAATCCAGATCGGCCGACCTTGCGCGTGGCGGGTTTGGGGCGTTTCTTTACCTCGAAGTGCTTGATGCCAGTTTTTCCTTTGACGGGGTGATCGGGGCCTTTGCGCTGACCAACAATCTGCTGTTGATTGCAATCGGCCTTGGCATTGGCGCATTCTATGTGCGCGGGATGACAATTTTAATGGTCGAGCGCGGCACGCTGACCGAGTTTCGCTACCTGGAACATGGCGCGTTTTACTCGATTCTGGCGCTGTCGATCGTGATGTATGTCGAATCCGTTGCGCATGTGCCAGAGGTGTTTACCGGGCTTGTGGGGGCTTCGCTCATCCTCGTCGCGCTTTGGTCGAGCCTGCGTTACAACCGCCTGAACCCCGCGCAAAACCCGGCCGGCGAATAA
- a CDS encoding TrkH family potassium uptake protein, whose amino-acid sequence MLAHLRQYPLFVLLTMAGGAAMLIPAAQSLRNEEWHHARIFFQSGLLICAMATLVGLAMMNRKTRNPVRSHLTALLLAFTVLPAILALPLVLLIDDLSWFKAWFEMLSSITTTGASLFDAPFELPESVHLWRATVGWFGGFLILLAGFAVMQPLNLGGFEIRSMVQDSARALNLPQDAHGDGSDRIIRLVRVIAPAYLGMTALLVLGLVVAGERVYIAFAHGMSIISTSGISPVGGLSGGTSGRMGEVIMAVFLLIAINARLILIWQDRGWRTWIRRDPELRLAGMIVVGMTVALFLRHWFAALAEGQQTDYSNMLNSIWGTVFTTLSYLTTTGFESRDWGAAQSWSGLNSPEIIFLGLAVIGGGVATTAGGVKLLRVFALFKHSTRELERLVYANSIGRSGIITRRVRREGAYIAWIFLMLFAMSIALIAMALSLTGPRFEESVTLAIAALTNTGPVISTITDHSATYSELSSTGLGILAAAMVLGRLELLAVIAMFNPDFWRR is encoded by the coding sequence ATGCTCGCCCATCTGCGCCAATATCCACTTTTTGTGCTGCTCACAATGGCTGGCGGGGCGGCCATGCTCATTCCGGCCGCCCAAAGCCTGCGCAATGAAGAATGGCATCATGCGCGCATCTTCTTTCAGTCGGGCCTGCTGATCTGCGCAATGGCCACGCTGGTCGGCCTTGCGATGATGAACCGCAAAACCCGCAATCCCGTGCGCAGCCATCTGACGGCCTTGCTGCTGGCCTTTACCGTGCTTCCGGCCATTCTGGCCCTGCCGCTGGTGCTGTTGATCGATGATCTGAGCTGGTTCAAGGCCTGGTTTGAAATGCTGTCGAGCATAACAACCACCGGTGCCAGCCTGTTTGACGCGCCTTTTGAACTGCCCGAATCGGTGCATTTATGGCGCGCGACCGTGGGCTGGTTTGGCGGTTTTCTGATTTTGCTGGCCGGGTTTGCGGTTATGCAGCCGCTGAACCTTGGCGGCTTTGAAATCCGCTCGATGGTTCAGGATTCGGCGCGGGCGCTGAACCTGCCGCAAGATGCGCATGGCGACGGGTCTGACCGGATTATCCGCCTTGTGCGGGTGATTGCGCCCGCATATCTGGGCATGACCGCGCTGTTGGTGCTGGGCCTGGTTGTGGCGGGCGAGCGGGTGTATATCGCCTTTGCGCATGGCATGTCGATCATCTCGACAAGCGGCATCTCGCCTGTGGGCGGGCTTTCGGGGGGCACTTCGGGCCGCATGGGCGAGGTGATAATGGCGGTGTTCCTGCTCATTGCGATCAATGCGCGCCTTATCCTGATCTGGCAAGACCGCGGGTGGCGCACATGGATCCGCCGCGACCCTGAACTGCGGCTCGCCGGCATGATCGTGGTCGGCATGACGGTTGCGTTGTTTCTGCGCCATTGGTTTGCTGCTTTGGCCGAGGGCCAGCAAACCGACTATTCCAACATGCTCAATTCAATCTGGGGCACGGTATTTACAACACTCTCTTACCTTACAACCACCGGGTTTGAGAGCCGCGACTGGGGGGCGGCGCAAAGCTGGTCGGGGCTCAATTCGCCCGAAATCATCTTTCTGGGGCTGGCGGTTATCGGCGGGGGCGTGGCAACCACGGCAGGCGGGGTCAAACTGTTGCGGGTTTTTGCGCTGTTCAAACACAGCACGCGCGAGCTGGAGCGGCTGGTTTACGCCAATTCCATTGGCCGTTCGGGCATTATTACCCGCCGTGTGCGCCGCGAGGGGGCCTATATTGCCTGGATATTTCTGATGCTTTTCGCCATGTCGATTGCGCTGATCGCAATGGCACTTTCGCTGACCGGGCCCAGATTTGAGGAATCGGTGACACTGGCCATCGCCGCGCTGACCAATACCGGGCCGGTCATCTCCACGATAACCGACCATAGCGCAACCTATAGCGAACTCAGTTCGACCGGGCTGGGAATATTGGCCGCGGCAATGGTTTTGGGGCGGCTGGAGCTTCTGGCGGTGATCGCCATGTTCAACCCGGATTTCTGGCGCAGATAG
- the hflX gene encoding GTPase HflX has translation MARSTARRLPKHALAEAEGLARALRLEIVDSATVPMAKRVAGTLIGSGKIDELKARFEAEEVELVIVDAPLSPVQQRNLERVWQVKVLDRTGLILEIFADRAATREGVLQVDLAQLTYQRSRLVRSWTHLERQRGASGTVGGPGETQLESDRRAIDDQIIRIKAQLSKVVKTRALHRAARKKVPYPIVALVGYTNAGKSSIFNRMTGADVLAKDMLFATLDPTMRAIDLPGGRRVILSDTVGFVSELPTQLVAAFRATLEEVLDADLIVHVRDIAHPETEEQAKDVLDILRDLGIDPEQGERMVELWNKVDLLDAEARSALENTAGRNGDTVVMSAMTGQGMDALCDAIDSHLAEVASEETITLGYDAGQRRAWLFSRKLVQDEAQDEDGFTLTVRWTERQKNQFATL, from the coding sequence ATGGCGCGCAGCACCGCGCGCCGTCTGCCCAAACATGCCTTGGCCGAAGCCGAGGGGCTGGCACGTGCGCTGCGCCTGGAAATTGTGGACAGCGCCACCGTGCCAATGGCCAAGCGCGTGGCCGGCACGCTGATCGGCTCGGGCAAGATAGACGAGCTTAAAGCCCGTTTCGAGGCCGAAGAGGTGGAACTTGTCATTGTTGACGCGCCACTTTCGCCCGTTCAACAGCGCAATCTCGAACGCGTCTGGCAGGTCAAGGTTCTGGACCGGACCGGGCTGATTCTGGAAATTTTTGCCGATCGTGCCGCAACCCGCGAAGGTGTTTTGCAGGTCGATCTGGCGCAGCTCACCTATCAACGCTCGCGCCTTGTGCGCAGCTGGACCCACCTTGAACGCCAGCGCGGGGCATCCGGCACCGTGGGCGGGCCGGGCGAAACCCAGCTTGAAAGCGACCGCCGCGCGATTGATGACCAGATCATCCGCATCAAGGCCCAGCTTTCCAAAGTGGTGAAAACCCGCGCTTTGCACCGCGCGGCGCGCAAAAAGGTGCCATACCCGATTGTGGCGCTTGTTGGCTATACAAACGCCGGAAAATCGAGCATTTTCAACCGGATGACCGGTGCAGACGTTCTGGCCAAAGACATGCTTTTCGCCACGCTCGACCCGACGATGCGCGCCATAGACCTGCCCGGCGGGCGGCGTGTGATATTGTCGGACACGGTTGGTTTTGTTTCTGAGTTGCCCACGCAGCTTGTGGCAGCGTTCCGCGCAACCCTTGAAGAGGTTCTCGACGCCGATCTGATTGTGCATGTGCGCGATATTGCCCATCCGGAAACCGAGGAACAGGCCAAGGATGTGCTGGATATTCTGCGCGATCTTGGCATCGACCCCGAACAGGGCGAGCGGATGGTCGAACTGTGGAACAAGGTTGATTTGCTGGATGCAGAGGCGCGCAGCGCGCTTGAAAACACCGCCGGTCGCAATGGTGATACCGTGGTGATGTCGGCCATGACAGGGCAGGGGATGGATGCGCTGTGCGATGCGATCGACAGCCATTTGGCCGAAGTTGCCAGCGAAGAAACCATAACCCTTGGCTATGATGCCGGCCAGCGCCGCGCCTGGCTTTTCAGCCGCAAACTCGTGCAAGACGAAGCGCAGGATGAGGATGGGTTTACGCTGACCGTGCGCTGGACCGAACGGCAGAAAAACCAGTTCGCAACGCTGTAG
- the trkA gene encoding Trk system potassium transporter TrkA — translation MKVIVCGAGQVGWQIARHLSTEKNDVTVVDNNAALIRRITESLDVSGIAGFASHPHILDRAGARDCDMIVAATHSDEVNMVTCQVAHSVFSVPRKIARLRAQSYLDTMYSDIYRRDHLPIDVVISPEKEVAEAALRRLRMPSAFDTESFVDGQAQLLGITLAEDCAVINTPLRQLSELFSTLRAVVVGVRRAGKLFVPLPDDQLYVGDQTYVFAAKEDVNRTLEIFGKPQKKAERVVIVGAGNVGLDIARQLESGERRVRCKIIERDRARAETAADALERTIVLNGDGLDAGIMAEANIATADAMLAVTDDDKVNLLACARAKASGCPLVIALINDPSMTSLMAPLGIDAFINPRATTVSSILRHIRHGRVRAVYSIGDAEAEVIEAQVMSASSITGKFVRDIAWPEGSIVGAVRKGEVLHLPRGDTRIDEGDVLVIFALTAEVPKVEQLLQVSMDFF, via the coding sequence ATGAAGGTTATCGTATGCGGGGCAGGGCAGGTGGGCTGGCAGATTGCCCGCCATCTTTCGACCGAAAAGAACGATGTTACTGTTGTGGACAACAACGCGGCGCTGATCCGGCGGATTACGGAATCGCTTGATGTCAGCGGCATTGCCGGCTTTGCCTCGCATCCGCATATTCTGGACAGGGCCGGTGCGCGCGATTGCGATATGATCGTGGCCGCCACCCATTCCGACGAGGTGAATATGGTCACCTGTCAGGTGGCGCATTCGGTGTTTTCCGTGCCACGCAAAATTGCCCGCCTGCGCGCGCAATCCTATCTCGATACGATGTATTCCGATATTTACCGCCGCGACCATCTGCCGATTGATGTGGTCATCAGCCCTGAAAAAGAGGTGGCCGAAGCGGCCTTGCGGCGCCTGCGAATGCCATCGGCCTTTGATACGGAAAGTTTTGTCGACGGGCAGGCGCAGCTTTTGGGCATTACGCTGGCCGAAGATTGCGCGGTGATCAACACGCCCTTGCGCCAGCTCTCGGAGCTGTTTTCAACCCTGCGCGCCGTGGTTGTGGGCGTGCGCCGTGCGGGCAAGCTGTTTGTGCCGCTGCCCGATGACCAGCTTTATGTGGGCGACCAAACCTATGTTTTCGCGGCAAAGGAAGACGTGAACCGCACATTGGAAATTTTCGGCAAGCCACAAAAAAAGGCCGAGCGCGTGGTGATTGTCGGGGCGGGCAATGTCGGGCTGGATATTGCGCGGCAACTGGAAAGCGGCGAGCGGCGCGTGCGCTGCAAGATCATCGAGCGCGACAGGGCGCGCGCTGAAACCGCGGCCGACGCGCTGGAGCGCACGATTGTGCTGAACGGCGACGGGCTCGATGCGGGCATCATGGCCGAGGCCAATATCGCCACCGCCGATGCCATGCTTGCCGTAACAGATGATGACAAGGTCAACCTGCTGGCCTGTGCGCGCGCCAAGGCCAGCGGCTGCCCCCTGGTCATTGCGCTGATCAACGACCCGTCCATGACCAGCCTGATGGCACCTTTGGGGATTGATGCCTTCATCAACCCCCGCGCCACCACCGTATCGTCCATTCTGCGCCATATCCGGCATGGGCGGGTGCGCGCCGTCTATTCGATTGGCGATGCCGAGGCCGAGGTGATCGAGGCCCAGGTCATGTCGGCCTCGTCCATTACAGGCAAATTCGTGCGCGATATTGCCTGGCCCGAAGGCTCGATCGTGGGGGCGGTGCGCAAGGGCGAGGTTTTGCACCTGCCGCGCGGCGATACCCGCATTGACGAGGGCGATGTCCTGGTGATTTTCGCGCTTACCGCCGAAGTGCCAAAGGTTGAACAGCTTTTGCAGGTCAGCATGGACTTTTTCTGA
- a CDS encoding FkbM family methyltransferase, with product MSHAPRPTLAAARSIILETLKQTSDALGKDVTRARGGLNQTLWHAQQALGLVPHYFSAAGQDMLLASHIFPQQRGGTFVDIGCGDGATASNSFYLEVFRQWSGLLVDAREAAVLAAKDCRRSTVVQAVIGAAGQEGEFVSASSSAGHAYGLAEILDKDWLASLCSQTDYSETRELVTTRSINDVLSEHQIGAIDFLAVNLAGGEVALVNDLDFAKYQIRAASIENARGDDALSQAMESKGYALVDYFGTAEVFVDPDTQAKLVELMNDV from the coding sequence ATGTCACACGCCCCACGCCCGACCCTGGCTGCCGCGCGCAGCATCATTCTGGAAACGTTGAAACAAACCTCTGATGCGCTTGGCAAAGATGTCACGCGGGCGCGCGGCGGCCTGAACCAAACGCTGTGGCACGCACAGCAGGCGCTGGGGCTTGTGCCGCATTATTTTTCAGCCGCCGGGCAAGATATGTTGCTGGCGTCCCACATTTTCCCGCAGCAGCGTGGCGGCACGTTTGTCGACATTGGCTGCGGTGACGGAGCTACGGCATCTAACAGCTTTTATTTGGAGGTTTTTCGCCAATGGTCCGGCCTGCTTGTCGATGCGCGCGAAGCAGCGGTTCTGGCTGCTAAAGACTGTCGGCGCAGCACGGTTGTGCAAGCCGTTATAGGTGCTGCGGGGCAGGAGGGGGAATTTGTTTCGGCAAGCTCCAGCGCCGGCCACGCCTATGGACTGGCTGAAATACTGGATAAAGACTGGCTTGCAAGCCTTTGTTCGCAAACCGATTATTCGGAAACGCGCGAGTTGGTAACGACCCGGTCCATCAATGATGTGCTTTCCGAACACCAGATCGGCGCGATCGACTTTTTGGCGGTCAATCTTGCGGGTGGTGAAGTTGCGCTGGTCAATGATCTGGATTTTGCCAAATACCAGATCCGCGCCGCCAGCATTGAAAACGCGCGCGGCGATGATGCGTTAAGCCAGGCGATGGAGTCCAAGGGCTACGCCTTGGTCGACTATTTTGGCACGGCCGAAGTGTTTGTCGACCCGGATACACAGGCAAAACTGGTGGAATTGATGAATGATGTATGA
- a CDS encoding sensor histidine kinase NtrY-like produces the protein MLTIALVLTAPVLAIATAAVLGLATTTRANQLLSIVGLLDIIYILLLMAIVARRLARTIAARRSRSAGSRLHFRLTRVFTLMALAPTVLVAIFSTLIVNFGVEGWFSNRVRNVVSNSLTAAQAYEAEHRETLKFDAETLAVYIESQRNNFPLINDALLRDILARGQGAMQNVLQEAFIIDGLAELVVRGENSYRFDYEPPDAAQITAALNGEMVIIEDMTNSEYRALVSLDGFPDRYLYVTRDVDGKILALLDETRETVKLYQQLEADRGTLLFEFAMIYLGFAIIVILAAVLLGLWFAERLARPVGRLAHAAQRVGEGDLDVSVAEGDDDDEIATLARTFNRMTKQVRGQRDALMAVNEETESRRRLFDSVLGSVTAGVIGLNPEGRIEIINLSAESMLELAEGQGVGQMLADIVPEFSPLFTRVKQPTHEVVQGAIHVSRTRINENLLVRMSARRGVGGDLEGYVVTFDDVTDLVSAQRMAAWGDVARRIAHEIKNPLTPIQLSAERLKRKFGPLVGSERDSLDQYADVIVRQTNDLRRIVDEFSKFARMPAPEPKPLDVIELLRGAVLLQQSARPELTIKTDIPAHPVRAVLDGTQMSQALTNLLKNAAEAIDTKVESGAESFEPELRVIVRVSPARLEICIQDNGIGLPKDTARLFEPYVTTRDKGTGLGLSIVRKIIEDHHGTLELRQAPAFAEGAPHGAEACIVLPLPPDAASELTVEDK, from the coding sequence ATGCTGACCATCGCCCTGGTGCTAACCGCGCCGGTTCTGGCCATTGCCACGGCCGCCGTTCTGGGCCTGGCCACCACCACACGGGCAAACCAGCTTTTGTCGATCGTCGGCTTGCTCGACATCATCTACATTCTGCTGCTGATGGCGATTGTCGCGCGCCGGCTTGCGCGCACCATTGCCGCACGGCGCAGCCGCTCGGCCGGTTCACGGCTGCATTTCCGGCTGACCCGCGTCTTCACCCTTATGGCGCTGGCGCCAACCGTGCTTGTCGCCATCTTTTCAACCTTGATCGTGAATTTCGGGGTCGAGGGCTGGTTTTCCAACCGTGTGCGCAACGTGGTCTCAAACTCGCTGACCGCCGCGCAGGCCTATGAGGCCGAACACCGCGAAACCCTGAAATTTGATGCCGAGACCCTGGCGGTTTACATCGAGAGCCAGCGCAACAACTTTCCGCTGATCAATGATGCCTTGCTGCGCGATATTCTGGCGCGCGGGCAGGGGGCCATGCAGAATGTTCTGCAAGAGGCGTTCATCATTGACGGTCTGGCCGAACTGGTCGTGCGCGGCGAAAACTCTTACCGGTTTGACTATGAACCGCCCGATGCTGCGCAAATCACCGCCGCGCTGAACGGTGAAATGGTCATCATCGAAGATATGACCAATAGCGAATATCGCGCGCTTGTATCGCTGGATGGCTTTCCCGACCGTTACCTGTATGTGACCCGCGATGTCGATGGCAAAATCCTTGCGCTGCTCGATGAAACGCGCGAAACGGTGAAGCTCTACCAGCAGCTTGAAGCGGATCGCGGCACATTGCTGTTTGAATTCGCGATGATCTATCTGGGCTTTGCGATTATCGTCATTCTGGCGGCGGTCTTGCTTGGCCTGTGGTTTGCCGAACGACTTGCCCGCCCGGTGGGCCGGCTGGCCCATGCGGCCCAGCGCGTGGGCGAGGGTGACCTGGATGTCAGCGTGGCTGAAGGCGATGATGATGACGAAATCGCCACACTGGCGCGCACATTCAACCGAATGACCAAGCAGGTGCGCGGCCAGCGCGATGCGCTGATGGCCGTGAATGAAGAAACCGAAAGCCGCCGCCGGCTGTTTGATTCGGTGCTTGGCAGCGTTACCGCCGGGGTTATCGGGCTTAACCCTGAAGGGCGGATCGAAATCATCAACCTGTCGGCAGAATCGATGCTGGAACTGGCCGAAGGGCAGGGCGTTGGCCAGATGCTGGCCGATATCGTGCCCGAATTCTCGCCGCTTTTTACCCGCGTCAAACAGCCCACGCATGAGGTTGTGCAGGGCGCCATCCATGTTTCGCGCACGCGCATCAACGAAAACCTGCTGGTGCGGATGAGCGCGCGGCGCGGCGTTGGCGGCGATCTGGAAGGCTATGTCGTAACCTTTGACGATGTGACCGACCTTGTCAGCGCGCAGCGCATGGCTGCCTGGGGCGATGTGGCGCGCCGCATTGCCCATGAAATCAAGAACCCGCTGACGCCCATCCAGCTTTCGGCCGAGCGGCTGAAGCGCAAATTCGGGCCGCTGGTGGGCAGCGAGCGCGATAGTCTGGACCAATATGCCGATGTCATCGTGCGCCAAACCAATGACTTGCGACGTATTGTTGACGAGTTTTCCAAATTCGCCCGGATGCCCGCCCCCGAGCCCAAACCGCTGGATGTGATCGAGCTTTTGCGCGGGGCGGTGCTGTTGCAGCAATCAGCCCGCCCGGAACTGACGATAAAAACCGATATTCCCGCCCATCCGGTGCGCGCGGTGCTTGATGGCACACAGATGAGTCAGGCGCTAACCAATTTGTTGAAGAATGCCGCCGAAGCGATTGATACTAAAGTTGAATCAGGCGCTGAAAGTTTTGAACCCGAACTGCGTGTCATTGTCAGGGTCAGCCCCGCGCGGCTGGAGATCTGCATTCAGGACAATGGCATCGGCCTGCCAAAAGACACAGCGCGCCTGTTTGAACCTTATGTCACAACGCGCGATAAGGGCACGGGGCTTGGGCTGTCGATTGTGCGCAAGATCATCGAAGACCATCACGGAACGTTGGAACTGCGCCAGGCGCCCGCATTTGCCGAAGGTGCCCCGCACGGGGCAGAGGCCTGCATCGTGTTGCCCTTGCCGCCCGATGCGGCTTCAGAATTGACGGTTGAGGATAAATAG